One stretch of Chloroflexota bacterium DNA includes these proteins:
- a CDS encoding DUF433 domain-containing protein encodes MDVKWIVSDAKHLGGAPRVRGTRISVGQLLELIATGMSISEITREYPSLSERAIRGALTELARSDRLTAA; translated from the coding sequence ATGGATGTGAAGTGGATCGTCTCTGATGCGAAGCACCTTGGTGGGGCTCCTAGAGTACGCGGTACGCGCATTTCTGTCGGCCAACTACTCGAACTCATCGCGACTGGGATGTCTATCAGCGAGATAACTCGGGAGTATCCAAGCCTTAGCGAAAGAGCTATTAGAGGTGCGTTGACTGAGCTGGCCCGTTCTGACAGGCTGACGGCCGCGTGA